A single window of Brachionichthys hirsutus isolate HB-005 unplaced genomic scaffold, CSIRO-AGI_Bhir_v1 contig_853, whole genome shotgun sequence DNA harbors:
- the LOC137913787 gene encoding BTB/POZ domain-containing adapter for CUL3-mediated RhoA degradation protein 1-like, translating to MSAEASVGGDAADSAQSAVSQPVFHNTDDLRNRGLLGSKYVKLNVGGFLHYTTVQTLSKEDSLLWSICNGGTEVQIDSEGWVVLERCGRHFGLVLNFLRDGSVPLPEDQRELEEVLKEAQYYRVQGLVQHCLSVMQKQKDIFETVCRIPMITSAKEEQRMIASCRKPVVKLQNNRGNNKYSYTSNSDDNLLKNIELFDKLVLRFNGRVLFVKDVLGDEICCWSFYGEGRKIAEVCCTSIVYATERKQTKVEFPEARIFEETLNILIYENGRGSGPGGLHLLDSRGSGSSIGGGHSEEEGAVGGERRVRRIHVRRHIMHDERGHGQQTVYKD from the exons ATGTCTGCTGAGGCTTCAGTTGGCGGTGATGCTGCTGACTCTGCCCAATCCGCCGTTTCCCAGCCTGTCTTTCACAACACAGACGACCTAAGAAATCGGGGTCTGCTGGGTAGCAAGTATGTCAAATTGAATGTGGGTGGCTTTCTGCATTACACCACTGTCCAGACATTGAGCAAGGAAGACAGTCTGTTGTGGAGCATATGCAACGGGGGAACAGAGGTTCAAATTGACTCGGAAG GTTGGGTAGTTCTGGAAAGGTGTGGCCGACATTTTGGACTTGTTTTGAACTTCCTGCGAGATGGCTCGGTGCCGCTTCCAGAGGACCAAAGAGAACTGGAGGAAGTTCTAAAGGAGGCCCAGTACTATCGTGTCCAGGGCCTCGTCCAGCACTGCCTCAGTGTCATGCAG AAACAAAAGGATATCTTTGAAACTGTGTGTCGTATCCCCATGATCACCTCAGCCAAAGAAGAACAGAGGATGATTGCTTCGTGTAGAAAG cCAGTAGTGAAATTGCAGAACAACAGAGGAAACAACAAGTATTCTTACACCAG caaTTCTGACGATAACCTGCTGAAGAACATTGAACTGTTTGACAAACTTGTCCTACGATTTAATGGCCGCGTTCTGTTTGTCAAAGACGTGCTTGGGGACGAAATCTGCTGCTGGTCTTTCTATGGCGAAGGCCGCAAGATTGCTGAAGTATGCTGCACCTCCATCGTCTACGCCACAGAGAGAAAGCAAACCAAA GTTGAATTTCCTGAAGCTCGGATATTTGAGGAAACCTTGAACATCCTCATTTATGAGAACGGCAGAGGATCTGGTCCGGGGGGGTTACACCTTTTAGATTCTCGCGGCTCGGGGTCATCAATCGGAGGCGGCCATTCCGAGGAAGAGGGTGCTGTGGGCGGTGAAAGGCGAGTAAGACGGATCCACGTGAGACGGCATATAATGCATGATGAAAGAGGGCACGGCCAGCAAACTGTGTATAAAGACTAA